Proteins found in one Melospiza melodia melodia isolate bMelMel2 chromosome 13, bMelMel2.pri, whole genome shotgun sequence genomic segment:
- the PSMD7 gene encoding 26S proteasome non-ATPase regulatory subunit 7: MPELAVDRVVVHPLVLLSVVDHFNRIGKVGNQKRVVGVLLGSWQKKILDVSNSFAVPFDEDDKDDTVWFLDHDYLENMYGMFKKVNARERIVGWYHTGPKLHKNDIAINELMKRYCPNSVLVIIDVKPKDLGLPTEAYISVEEVHDDGTPTSKTFEHVTSEIGAEEAEEVGVEHLLRDIKDTTVGTLSQRITNQVHGLKGLNSKLLDIRSYLEKVALGKLPINHQIIYHLQDVFNLLPDVNLQEFVKAFYLKTNDQMVVVYLASLIRSVVALHNLINNKIANRDAEKKEGQEKEESKKERKDEKEKDKEKSDGKKEEKKEKK; the protein is encoded by the exons ATGCCGGAGCTGGCCGTGGACAGGGTGGTCGTGCACCCGCTGGTGCTGCTCAGCGTCGTCGATCACTTCAACAG GATAGGAAAAGTGGGAAATCAGAAGCGAGTGGTTGGAGtgctgctgggctcctggcagAAGAAGATCCTGGATGTGTCCAACAGTTTTGCAG TACCCTTTGATGAGGATGACAAGGATGATACCGTGTGGTTCCTGGACCATGACTATCTGGAGAACATGTATGGAATGTTTAAGAAGGTCAATG CCAGAGAAAGAATCGTGGGGTGGTACCACACGGGCCCCAAGCTGCACAAGAACGACATCGCCATCAACGAGCTGATGAAGAGATACTGCCCCAACTCT GTGCTGGTGATCATTGATGTGAAGCCAAAGGACCTGGGACTGCCCACAGAAGCCTACATCTCCGTGGAGGAGGTCCATGAT GATGGCACCCCGACCTCCAAGACCTTTGAGCACGTGACGAGCGAGATTGGTGCTGAGGAGGCCGAGGAGGTGGGAGTGGAGCACCTGCTGAG GGACATCAAGGACACCACGGTGGGCACGCTGTCCCAGCGGATCACAAACCAGGTCCATGGCTTGAAGGGACTGAACTCCAAACTTCTGGACATCAGGAGCTACCTAGAGAAAGTAGCCCTGGGCAAACTCCCCATCAACCACCAGATCATCTACCACCTCCAGGACGTCTTCAACCTGCTCCCAGACGTGAACCTGCAGGAGTTTGTCAAGGCCTTTTACCTGAAGACCAACGACCAGATGGTGGTGGTGTACCTGGCCTCGCTCATCCGCTCCGTTGTGGCCCTGCACAACCTCATCAACAACAAGATTGCCAACAGGGATGCGgagaagaaggaaggacaggaaaaagaagaaagtaaaaaggagaggaaagatgagaaggagaaggacaaggagaagagtGATGGcaagaaagaggagaaaaaggagaagaaataa